One window of the Candidatus Rokuibacteriota bacterium genome contains the following:
- a CDS encoding DUF488 domain-containing protein gives MMRIKRVYEPPSPADGRRILVDRLWPRGLSGARVKIDDWAKDLAPSDRLRRWFGHDPKKWAEFRKRYRAELGKHGELLKEMALKASREKVTLVYGARDPEHNNAVVLKGFLEELQK, from the coding sequence ATGATGAGGATAAAGCGGGTCTATGAGCCGCCTTCGCCGGCGGATGGCCGGCGGATTCTCGTGGATCGCCTCTGGCCTCGGGGGCTCTCCGGGGCGAGGGTGAAGATTGACGACTGGGCGAAGGATCTCGCGCCGTCGGATCGTCTCAGGCGGTGGTTCGGTCACGACCCGAAGAAGTGGGCCGAGTTCCGAAAGCGATATCGCGCGGAGCTCGGGAAGCACGGTGAGCTGCTCAAGGAGATGGCCCTGAAGGCGTCCCGCGAGAAGGTCACCCTCGTCTACGGGGCGCGGGACCCTGAGCACAACAACGCGGTGGTGCTCAAAGGGTTCTTGGAGGAGCTTCAGAAGTGA